Proteins encoded within one genomic window of Lynx canadensis isolate LIC74 chromosome B4, mLynCan4.pri.v2, whole genome shotgun sequence:
- the RPL3 gene encoding 60S ribosomal protein L3 isoform X1, which produces MSHRKFSAPRHGSLGFLPRKRSSRHRGKVKSFPKDDSSKPVHLTAFLGYKAGMTHIVREVDRPGSKVNKKEVVEAVTIVETPPMVVVGVVGYVETPRGLRTFKTIFAEHISDECKRRFYKNWHKSKKKAFTKYCKKWQDDDGKKQLEKDFSSMKKYCQVIRVIAHTQMRLLPLRQKKAHLMEIQVNGGTVAEKLDWARERLEQQVPVNQVFGQDEMIDVIGVTKGKGYKGVTSRWHTKKLPRKTHRGLRKVACIGAWHPARVAFSVARAGQKGYHHRTEINKKIYKIGQGYLIKDGKLIKNNASTDYDLSDKSINPLGGFVHYGEVTNDFVMLKGCVVGTKKRVLTLRKSLLVQTKRRALEKIDLKFIDTTSKFGHGRFQTVEEKKAFMGPLKKDRIAKEEGA; this is translated from the exons ATG TCTCACAGGAAGTTCTCCGCTCCCAGGCATGGGTCCCTGGGCTTCTTGCCTCGGAAACGCAGCAGCCGACACCGTGGGAAGGTGAAGAGCTTCCCCAAGGATGACTCTTCAAAGCCCGTCCACCTCACCGCCTTCTTGGGCTACAAGGCCGGCATGACTCACATCGTGCGGGAGGTCGACAGGCCAGGATCCA AGGTGAACAAGAAGGAGGTCGTGGAGGCTGTGACCATTGTGGAGACCCCGCCCATGGTGGTTGTGGGCGTCGTGGGCTACGTGGAAACCCCTCGAGGCCTTCGTACCTTTAAGACCATCTTTGCTGAGCACATCAGTGATGAGTGCAAAAGGCGCTTCTATAAGAACTG GCATAAGTCCAAGAAGAAGGCCTTCACCAAGTACTGCAAGAAGTGGCAGGATGACGATGGCAAGAAGCAGCTAGAGAAGGACTTCAGCAGCATGAAGAAGTACTGCCAGGTGATCCGCGTCATCGCCCACACGCAG ATGCGCCTGCTCCCTCTACGCCAGAAGAAGGCCCACCTCATGGAGATCCAGGTGAACGGAGGCACGGTGGCCGAGAAGCTGGACTGGGCCCGTGAGAGGCTGGAGCAGCAGGTGCCCGTGAATCAGGTGTTCGGGCAGGACGAGATGATCGATGTCATCGGCGTCACCAAGGGCAAAGGCTACAAAG GGGTCACCAGCCGCTGGCACACGAAGAAACTACCCCGCAAAACCCACCGAGGGCTGCGCAAGGTGGCCTGTATTGGGGCCTGGCATCCTGCCCGAGTGGCCTTTTCTGTGGCTCGGGCTGGGCAGAAAGGCTACCATCACCGCACTGAGATCAACAAGAAG ATCTACAAGATCGGCCAGGGCTACCTCATCAAGGATGGCAAGCTGATCAAGAACAATGCTTCCACTGATTATGATTTGTCTGACAAGAGCATCAACCCTCTG GGTGGCTTTGTCCACTATGGTGAAGTGACCAATGACTTTGTCATGCTGAAAGGCTGTGTGGTGGGAACCAAGAAGCGAGTGCTCACTCTTCGCAAG TCCTTGCTGGTGCAGACCAAGCGGCGGGCCCTGGAGAAGATTGACCTTAAATTCATCGACACCACCTCCAAGTTTGGCCATGGCCGATTCCAGACCGTGGAGGAGAAGAAAGCATTCATG GGACCACTTAAGAAAGACCGAATTGCAAAGGAAGAAGGAGCTTAA
- the RPL3 gene encoding 60S ribosomal protein L3 isoform X2, with translation MARRQSPDLYWQHSAAEWYSHRKFSAPRHGSLGFLPRKRSSRHRGKVKSFPKDDSSKPVHLTAFLGYKAGMTHIVREVDRPGSKVNKKEVVEAVTIVETPPMVVVGVVGYVETPRGLRTFKTIFAEHISDECKRRFYKNWHKSKKKAFTKYCKKWQDDDGKKQLEKDFSSMKKYCQVIRVIAHTQMRLLPLRQKKAHLMEIQVNGGTVAEKLDWARERLEQQVPVNQVFGQDEMIDVIGVTKGKGYKGVTSRWHTKKLPRKTHRGLRKVACIGAWHPARVAFSVARAGQKGYHHRTEINKKIYKIGQGYLIKDGKLIKNNASTDYDLSDKSINPLGGFVHYGEVTNDFVMLKGCVVGTKKRVLTLRKSLLVQTKRRALEKIDLKFIDTTSKFGHGRFQTVEEKKAFMGPLKKDRIAKEEGA, from the exons ATGGCTCGCCGGCAGAGCCCCGACCTCTACTGGCAGCATTCGGCGGCGGAATGGTAT TCTCACAGGAAGTTCTCCGCTCCCAGGCATGGGTCCCTGGGCTTCTTGCCTCGGAAACGCAGCAGCCGACACCGTGGGAAGGTGAAGAGCTTCCCCAAGGATGACTCTTCAAAGCCCGTCCACCTCACCGCCTTCTTGGGCTACAAGGCCGGCATGACTCACATCGTGCGGGAGGTCGACAGGCCAGGATCCA AGGTGAACAAGAAGGAGGTCGTGGAGGCTGTGACCATTGTGGAGACCCCGCCCATGGTGGTTGTGGGCGTCGTGGGCTACGTGGAAACCCCTCGAGGCCTTCGTACCTTTAAGACCATCTTTGCTGAGCACATCAGTGATGAGTGCAAAAGGCGCTTCTATAAGAACTG GCATAAGTCCAAGAAGAAGGCCTTCACCAAGTACTGCAAGAAGTGGCAGGATGACGATGGCAAGAAGCAGCTAGAGAAGGACTTCAGCAGCATGAAGAAGTACTGCCAGGTGATCCGCGTCATCGCCCACACGCAG ATGCGCCTGCTCCCTCTACGCCAGAAGAAGGCCCACCTCATGGAGATCCAGGTGAACGGAGGCACGGTGGCCGAGAAGCTGGACTGGGCCCGTGAGAGGCTGGAGCAGCAGGTGCCCGTGAATCAGGTGTTCGGGCAGGACGAGATGATCGATGTCATCGGCGTCACCAAGGGCAAAGGCTACAAAG GGGTCACCAGCCGCTGGCACACGAAGAAACTACCCCGCAAAACCCACCGAGGGCTGCGCAAGGTGGCCTGTATTGGGGCCTGGCATCCTGCCCGAGTGGCCTTTTCTGTGGCTCGGGCTGGGCAGAAAGGCTACCATCACCGCACTGAGATCAACAAGAAG ATCTACAAGATCGGCCAGGGCTACCTCATCAAGGATGGCAAGCTGATCAAGAACAATGCTTCCACTGATTATGATTTGTCTGACAAGAGCATCAACCCTCTG GGTGGCTTTGTCCACTATGGTGAAGTGACCAATGACTTTGTCATGCTGAAAGGCTGTGTGGTGGGAACCAAGAAGCGAGTGCTCACTCTTCGCAAG TCCTTGCTGGTGCAGACCAAGCGGCGGGCCCTGGAGAAGATTGACCTTAAATTCATCGACACCACCTCCAAGTTTGGCCATGGCCGATTCCAGACCGTGGAGGAGAAGAAAGCATTCATG GGACCACTTAAGAAAGACCGAATTGCAAAGGAAGAAGGAGCTTAA